Proteins encoded in a region of the Bacillus sp. T3 genome:
- the flhA gene encoding flagellar biosynthesis protein FlhA, with protein MKIKDLAVPIVVILIVAMMIIPLPTLLLDFLLIFNISLSIMILLVAMNTKEALEFSIFPTVLLLATLFRLALNVSTTRSILSKADGGTVIETFGSFVIGGNAVIGFVVFLILVVIQFIVITKGSERVAEVTARFTLDAMPGKQMSIDADMNAGLISEQDARARRKKVEQEADFYGAMDGASKFVKGDAIAGIIILIINVVGGFAIGMAIHGMGFQEALSTFTLLSVGDGLVSQVPALLISTATGITVTRAASDGNLGTDIIQQIFTYPKQLYIVAGTILTLGLFTPIGLLLTLPVAGILAYSAYSMQKAVKQEEQRSEQADNEEAEEDIRSPEKVINLLQLDTLELEIGYGLIPLADSKQGGDILDRIVMIRRQFAIELGLVIPTIRIRDNLQLQPNEYILKFRGSRIATGEVYLDHYLAMNQGSTSEDLEGIKVIEPAFGIPAIWVNMDEKQKAELLGYMIVDPPSVIATHLTEILKRYAHHLLRREETKELIDNLKETHPHLVEELVPNLMSIGEIQKVLQNLLREQISIRDLAAIFETLADYSLYTKEPKVLTEYVRQALTRQITEQFAENGVIQVLTAGSTLEKGISDCIQQTEAGVYYLSMDPQLSRRITEVLQQQIERIIQAGGQPIFLTSPSIRMYLKQLVDKIMPVVPVLAYTELEPDIEIQSIGVVNI; from the coding sequence ATGAAAATAAAAGACTTGGCTGTACCTATAGTTGTCATATTGATTGTTGCGATGATGATCATCCCGTTGCCTACATTATTATTAGATTTTCTATTAATCTTTAATATTTCATTATCAATCATGATTTTATTAGTTGCAATGAATACAAAGGAAGCTTTAGAGTTTTCTATTTTTCCAACTGTACTATTGTTAGCAACCTTATTCCGGTTAGCTCTAAATGTGTCGACAACTCGTTCTATTTTATCGAAAGCAGATGGAGGGACAGTAATTGAAACATTTGGTTCCTTTGTAATTGGTGGAAATGCAGTTATTGGTTTTGTCGTTTTCTTAATTCTCGTGGTCATTCAATTCATCGTTATAACGAAGGGATCGGAACGGGTTGCGGAAGTAACTGCTCGTTTTACCTTAGATGCGATGCCAGGGAAACAAATGAGTATTGATGCCGATATGAATGCAGGGTTAATTAGTGAGCAGGATGCGCGCGCACGCCGTAAAAAGGTTGAGCAGGAAGCAGACTTTTATGGGGCTATGGACGGTGCGAGTAAATTCGTAAAAGGGGATGCTATTGCCGGAATTATTATTTTGATTATTAACGTTGTTGGTGGATTTGCGATTGGGATGGCGATTCACGGAATGGGATTTCAAGAAGCGCTTAGTACGTTTACCCTTTTATCAGTAGGGGATGGTTTGGTCAGTCAGGTGCCAGCTCTGCTTATTTCAACCGCAACGGGTATTACGGTTACTCGTGCTGCTTCCGATGGGAACTTAGGAACAGACATTATCCAACAAATATTTACTTATCCGAAGCAATTATACATTGTGGCAGGAACGATTCTGACGCTTGGCCTTTTTACACCAATCGGCTTATTGCTTACCTTGCCGGTAGCTGGAATTCTGGCCTATAGTGCATACTCAATGCAAAAGGCTGTGAAGCAAGAAGAACAGCGCAGCGAACAAGCAGATAATGAGGAAGCAGAAGAAGATATTCGTAGTCCGGAAAAAGTCATCAATCTTCTTCAACTCGATACATTGGAGCTTGAAATTGGCTATGGCTTGATTCCATTAGCCGATTCGAAACAGGGTGGGGACATATTAGACAGGATTGTCATGATTCGTCGTCAATTTGCGATTGAATTAGGCTTAGTCATTCCGACAATTCGAATTCGTGATAATTTACAGCTTCAGCCCAATGAATATATTTTAAAGTTCCGAGGCAGCCGAATAGCAACGGGGGAAGTGTATCTTGATCATTATTTAGCGATGAATCAAGGATCAACAAGTGAGGATTTAGAAGGAATAAAGGTGATTGAGCCAGCATTTGGTATTCCTGCTATATGGGTCAACATGGATGAAAAACAAAAGGCCGAGCTACTCGGCTATATGATTGTCGATCCACCATCGGTGATCGCTACTCATTTAACGGAAATACTTAAACGCTACGCTCATCATTTACTGCGCCGTGAAGAAACGAAGGAATTAATTGATAACCTTAAAGAGACACATCCACATCTGGTTGAGGAGCTTGTACCGAACTTGATGTCGATTGGTGAAATTCAAAAGGTACTACAAAACCTGTTGCGCGAACAAATTTCGATTCGTGATTTAGCGGCGATTTTTGAAACATTGGCTGATTATTCCCTTTATACAAAGGAGCCCAAGGTATTAACAGAGTATGTTCGGCAGGCATTAACACGGCAAATAACCGAGCAATTTGCAGAAAATGGCGTGATACAGGTGTTAACCGCTGGTTCAACACTCGAAAAGGGCATTTCGGATTGTATTCAGCAAACGGAAGCGGGAGTATACTATCTATCAATGGATCCACAGCTTTCCAGAAGAATTACCGAAGTTCTCCAGCAGCAAATTGAGCGAATTATCCAGGCAGGTGGTCAGCCAATTTTCCTAACTTCCCCTTCGATTCGAATGTATTTGAAGCAGTTAGTCGATAAAATTATGCCTGTTGTACCAGTTCTTGCTTATACCGAATTAGAGCCTGACATTGAGATTCAAAGTATAGGAGTGGTGAACATATGA
- a CDS encoding chemotaxis response regulator protein-glutamate methylesterase, whose amino-acid sequence MKKYGILVVDDSAFMRRSISRILESNPHFFVVGIARNREEAVEKVQRLQPDLVTMDVEMPVMNGLRSLEEIMKIFPVPVVMLSSQTCEGASETIKALDLGAVDFFLKDKLLNVNSDGSQIQEFLLKLRSIAEKKRPFETKRVHQHRGEERKKQQRQIKVIIIGCSTGGPSALQAILPHFPKGFPIPIVVAQHMPPGFTTPLAERFNTLCQLEVQEAVNGQPLMPGNIYIAPSGFQTRFIKKQDTTVVFKVDNPVDKDTLYKPCIDITLSSAAPIFTDSILSVILTGMGTDGMQGCGFVKRFNGIVFVEAEESCIIYGMPKAVFDAGYSDGQFVVTQMYQEIVDCVQE is encoded by the coding sequence ATGAAAAAGTACGGTATTTTAGTTGTAGATGATTCTGCCTTTATGAGAAGGAGTATTAGCCGTATATTAGAATCTAATCCTCACTTTTTTGTAGTAGGAATCGCCCGAAACAGGGAAGAAGCGGTAGAAAAGGTTCAACGTCTTCAACCAGACCTGGTAACAATGGATGTAGAAATGCCTGTAATGAATGGTCTGAGGTCATTGGAGGAAATAATGAAAATATTTCCAGTCCCTGTCGTGATGTTGAGTTCACAAACCTGTGAAGGAGCTTCTGAAACTATCAAAGCACTAGATTTAGGTGCAGTTGATTTTTTTCTAAAAGACAAATTACTAAATGTTAATAGTGATGGTAGTCAAATCCAGGAGTTTTTGCTTAAATTGCGATCAATTGCCGAAAAAAAGCGCCCATTTGAAACCAAAAGGGTTCATCAACACCGCGGGGAAGAACGTAAAAAACAGCAAAGGCAAATAAAGGTTATTATAATTGGTTGTTCAACTGGAGGACCTTCGGCATTACAAGCTATTCTTCCACATTTTCCAAAAGGTTTTCCGATACCGATTGTGGTTGCGCAACATATGCCTCCAGGTTTTACCACCCCATTAGCGGAACGATTTAATACATTATGTCAGCTTGAAGTACAGGAAGCTGTAAATGGACAACCTTTAATGCCAGGGAATATATATATTGCACCATCCGGTTTTCAAACACGTTTTATTAAAAAACAAGATACCACTGTTGTTTTCAAAGTGGATAACCCTGTGGATAAAGACACATTATATAAGCCATGTATCGATATTACCCTAAGTTCTGCTGCTCCCATTTTTACCGATTCAATTTTATCTGTTATCTTAACCGGAATGGGTACAGACGGAATGCAGGGGTGTGGCTTTGTGAAACGATTTAATGGGATTGTATTTGTTGAAGCTGAGGAATCTTGTATTATTTATGGAATGCCAAAAGCAGTCTTCGATGCAGGATATTCAGATGGTCAATTTGTTGTAACACAAATGTATCAAGAAATTGTAGATTGTGTACAGGAATGA
- a CDS encoding FliA/WhiG family RNA polymerase sigma factor: protein MEPIMKETIPNYLLWRTFQEGYDSTSQEKLAKQYIHLVEQMANRLSISIPHRIIPKEDLMGLGYIGLIEAIQKFDYKKGYQFETYGLWRIKGAMLDGIRQMDWIPRGLREKAKKLNAASAHLEQTLMRKPTEDELSAFLDVSLEDVEQTISSLSMSTLLSLDTPINADEEGKQQSIVDQIIDDKSVSQDHQLQMAEFQKMLAECIDKMPEKEKLVITLFYYEGLTQIEIAEVLSLTKGRISQLHSKAVFRMRQHLEAKGFSLDSFM from the coding sequence TTGGAACCGATTATGAAGGAAACCATACCGAATTATTTATTATGGAGAACTTTTCAAGAAGGTTATGATTCAACATCACAGGAAAAGTTGGCAAAGCAATATATTCATTTGGTTGAACAAATGGCGAATCGATTGAGTATCAGTATCCCACACCGAATTATTCCTAAAGAGGATTTAATGGGATTAGGCTATATCGGTTTGATTGAAGCTATTCAGAAATTTGACTATAAAAAGGGCTATCAATTTGAAACGTATGGATTATGGCGAATCAAAGGTGCTATGCTTGACGGAATTAGACAAATGGACTGGATACCGCGAGGTTTAAGAGAAAAAGCGAAGAAGCTAAATGCTGCCTCAGCTCATCTTGAGCAAACATTAATGAGAAAACCAACAGAAGATGAACTAAGTGCCTTTTTAGATGTTTCGCTGGAGGATGTCGAACAAACAATATCGTCTTTATCAATGTCAACACTGCTCTCACTAGACACTCCGATAAATGCAGATGAGGAAGGAAAACAGCAATCGATTGTAGATCAAATTATTGACGACAAGTCTGTATCCCAGGACCATCAATTACAAATGGCTGAATTTCAAAAGATGCTTGCCGAGTGCATCGATAAAATGCCAGAAAAGGAAAAATTAGTAATTACACTATTTTATTACGAGGGCCTGACACAAATAGAGATTGCTGAGGTATTAAGTCTTACAAAAGGGCGAATTTCTCAGCTTCACTCCAAAGCAGTATTCCGTATGCGACAGCATCTTGAAGCCAAAGGATTTTCTTTGGATTCTTTTATGTAA
- the flhB gene encoding flagellar biosynthesis protein FlhB — translation MLRLNLQFFSDEKTEKATPHKRQEARKKGQVAKSPEVSSALTLVLCFAYLMIAGNSFVEGCLKIFRQVFQEYLLWDLTIDSTKLLFTELLWETAKFVVPLFAVALVSGVVANYMQVGFMFNTEGLKMNLEKIDPIKGMKNLFSLRSLVELVKSILKMLITSGIAFWVIWRKKDDLFSIGEKTIWDAASLVGSLAIQIGIVVAVCLIVVAAADYFFQKFDHEKKLRMSKQDIKDEYKKMEGDPYVKGQRRAKQRQIAMNRMIQEVPRADVIITNPTHFAVAICYDFDTMSAPKVIAKGKDYVALKIKEVAKEHKIMTVENKPLARALFASVEIGETIPEELFNAVGEILAYVYFQEGRYKGMKS, via the coding sequence ATGCTTCGCTTAAATCTCCAATTCTTCTCTGATGAAAAAACAGAAAAAGCGACCCCACATAAGCGTCAAGAGGCAAGAAAAAAAGGCCAGGTTGCCAAAAGTCCCGAGGTTTCGTCTGCTCTGACGTTAGTTCTTTGTTTTGCATATTTAATGATTGCTGGAAACAGCTTCGTTGAGGGATGTTTAAAAATCTTCCGTCAGGTTTTTCAGGAATATTTATTGTGGGACTTGACGATTGACAGTACGAAGCTATTGTTTACCGAACTTTTATGGGAAACCGCTAAGTTTGTTGTGCCGCTGTTTGCTGTAGCCTTAGTTTCAGGTGTGGTGGCTAATTATATGCAAGTTGGCTTCATGTTCAATACTGAAGGATTAAAAATGAATTTAGAAAAAATAGATCCAATTAAAGGGATGAAAAATCTTTTTTCGCTAAGGTCGCTTGTAGAACTAGTAAAATCTATTTTAAAAATGTTGATTACATCAGGTATTGCCTTTTGGGTAATTTGGAGGAAGAAAGATGATCTGTTTTCGATTGGAGAAAAAACGATTTGGGATGCAGCGAGTTTGGTAGGATCATTAGCGATTCAAATTGGGATAGTTGTTGCCGTATGTTTAATTGTCGTGGCAGCTGCTGATTATTTTTTTCAAAAATTCGACCATGAAAAGAAGCTGAGGATGTCGAAACAGGACATCAAGGATGAATATAAAAAGATGGAAGGGGACCCGTATGTTAAGGGTCAACGACGAGCAAAACAGCGTCAAATCGCAATGAATCGCATGATTCAGGAGGTGCCAAGAGCAGATGTCATCATCACTAATCCAACGCATTTTGCAGTTGCAATTTGCTATGATTTCGATACGATGAGTGCACCTAAAGTCATTGCGAAAGGAAAGGACTATGTCGCGTTAAAAATTAAAGAAGTGGCAAAAGAACATAAAATTATGACGGTTGAGAATAAGCCGTTGGCGCGAGCGTTATTTGCCAGTGTTGAAATTGGGGAAACCATTCCCGAAGAATTATTTAATGCAGTTGGGGAGATTTTGGCTTATGTATACTTCCAGGAAGGTCGGTATAAGGGGATGAAATCATGA
- the fliQ gene encoding flagellar biosynthesis protein FliQ, producing MSTEMIFRIAQEAIYTILIVTAPVAGVALAVGLLVSIFQATTQIQEQTLAFVPKIIAVFLSLLFFGSWMLQRVVEFTQNLLGNLSQFVG from the coding sequence ATGTCGACTGAAATGATTTTTCGAATTGCCCAAGAAGCTATTTATACGATTTTGATTGTAACTGCTCCAGTTGCAGGTGTAGCGCTAGCCGTTGGTTTATTGGTGAGTATCTTTCAAGCAACTACTCAAATTCAAGAGCAGACTCTCGCTTTTGTACCCAAGATTATCGCAGTGTTTTTATCGCTTTTATTTTTCGGTTCGTGGATGCTTCAACGTGTCGTCGAATTCACTCAAAATTTACTAGGAAATCTTTCACAATTTGTGGGGTAG
- the fliR gene encoding flagellar biosynthetic protein FliR, whose translation MIFDASSWWSFLLVFVRISTFLVTAPIFTSRQIPNTYKVGLSVLLSSLCAGMVKEIQVETWSYGLLSLMILKEFLVGLVLGMVASFIFYAVQMAGSLMDFLIGFSMASLYDPSFGTNTQLTGRFKNILAFLVLFAIDGHHILLQGILTSFDWVSIGSTIPSWMDGRLSTFLLECVSQMFMIGFMMAAPIVGTLFLVDIALGIVSRTVPQMNMFSIFPPLKILIHFAVYIFVLPSFFYLLDLLFESMFDSMYSILKIMGA comes from the coding sequence ATGATATTTGATGCTTCTTCTTGGTGGAGTTTTTTACTCGTATTTGTGCGAATCTCTACCTTTCTCGTAACAGCGCCTATATTCACCAGCAGACAAATCCCGAACACCTACAAGGTGGGATTAAGTGTCCTCTTAAGCAGTTTGTGTGCTGGAATGGTGAAAGAAATACAGGTAGAAACCTGGTCTTATGGGTTATTATCACTTATGATCCTTAAAGAGTTTTTAGTTGGTTTAGTACTAGGAATGGTAGCTAGTTTCATCTTCTATGCTGTTCAAATGGCTGGATCACTAATGGATTTTCTAATTGGCTTTTCGATGGCCAGTCTTTATGATCCAAGCTTTGGGACCAATACCCAGCTGACTGGACGGTTTAAAAATATCTTAGCTTTTTTAGTTCTATTTGCGATTGATGGTCACCATATCCTATTACAAGGGATATTGACCAGCTTTGATTGGGTATCGATTGGATCGACCATACCATCATGGATGGATGGAAGACTATCTACCTTTTTATTAGAATGTGTTTCACAAATGTTTATGATCGGCTTTATGATGGCAGCTCCAATTGTTGGAACTTTGTTTCTCGTCGATATAGCTCTAGGGATTGTATCGAGAACTGTACCGCAAATGAATATGTTTTCTATCTTCCCACCACTAAAAATATTGATTCATTTTGCCGTCTATATCTTTGTTTTACCGAGCTTTTTTTACCTATTAGACTTACTTTTTGAAAGCATGTTTGATTCAATGTATTCTATTTTGAAAATAATGGGGGCATAA
- a CDS encoding protein-glutamate O-methyltransferase CheR: MQDKGLQHLSQLIKDYCGLRYGDRLNTLKERTSDRITTLGLSYWEYCRYLQTTPAEWDSLVELLTINETYFYREENQLNECCSVILPTIKKRINRPIRIWSAACSSGEEPYTLAMLIHETGLFLPGAVEIIATDIDIKVLEKAKKGWYHQGSFSFRRIPAHLLKKYFSEADGGYQISPSIKRMVKFQQLNLLDEEMVASISEVDVIFCRNVLIYFDQEVTNTVISSMNRNLVSGGYLFLGHADAITDSRLGLNKVYSDKTFYYRKD, encoded by the coding sequence ATGCAAGACAAAGGGCTACAACATTTAAGTCAACTGATTAAAGACTATTGTGGTCTTCGTTATGGAGACCGATTAAATACTTTAAAAGAAAGAACTTCAGATAGAATCACAACACTTGGACTTTCATACTGGGAATATTGTCGGTACCTCCAAACTACACCAGCTGAGTGGGATTCATTAGTAGAATTACTAACAATAAATGAAACCTATTTTTACCGTGAAGAAAATCAGCTAAATGAATGCTGTTCAGTTATCCTACCGACAATAAAAAAGAGAATCAATCGCCCGATTCGGATATGGAGTGCAGCCTGTTCATCTGGTGAGGAGCCCTACACACTTGCAATGTTAATCCATGAAACTGGATTATTTCTTCCTGGAGCTGTAGAAATTATTGCAACCGATATCGATATAAAGGTCCTGGAAAAAGCAAAAAAAGGCTGGTACCATCAAGGCTCCTTTTCTTTCCGCCGCATTCCTGCACATCTCTTAAAAAAATATTTTTCCGAAGCAGATGGAGGATATCAGATTTCTCCATCGATAAAGCGGATGGTAAAATTCCAACAATTAAACCTGCTGGATGAAGAAATGGTTGCTAGCATCAGCGAAGTAGATGTTATCTTTTGCCGAAATGTATTAATTTATTTTGATCAAGAGGTGACGAATACAGTTATTAGTAGTATGAATCGTAATTTGGTATCTGGTGGATATTTATTTCTTGGCCATGCTGATGCAATTACAGATTCTAGACTTGGGCTCAATAAAGTGTACTCAGATAAGACTTTTTATTATCGAAAGGATTAA
- a CDS encoding flagellar biosynthetic protein FliO — protein sequence MKRFIVFLILIYSLFSYQSTSFASDSTSDGETSVYDAIQKGEKQTTPKSTKDVDSQSTTLFPSMIKFFVSFIFVIGLLYFLMRFLSKRNRPFQGNGPILSLGGQSLGNNRSLQVVLLGQTIYIIGVGETISLIRTIEKGEEYQSLLEGFENQAEVLTPKWLTLDSKKNGTLCFVNI from the coding sequence ATGAAACGCTTTATTGTATTCTTAATATTAATTTATTCTCTATTTTCCTATCAATCCACCAGTTTTGCCTCAGATTCAACTTCAGACGGAGAAACTTCCGTCTATGATGCTATCCAAAAAGGTGAGAAGCAAACTACACCAAAGTCGACAAAAGATGTGGATAGCCAATCAACTACGTTATTTCCTTCAATGATAAAATTTTTTGTCTCATTTATATTTGTAATTGGTCTTTTGTACTTTTTAATGAGGTTTCTTTCAAAACGTAATCGACCGTTCCAGGGAAATGGTCCGATTTTGTCATTAGGGGGACAATCACTTGGAAATAATCGATCACTGCAGGTGGTTCTTTTAGGTCAGACTATTTATATCATCGGCGTAGGTGAAACGATTTCTCTGATTCGAACGATTGAAAAAGGTGAGGAATACCAGTCTTTACTGGAAGGCTTTGAAAATCAAGCTGAGGTACTGACACCGAAATGGCTAACACTTGATTCGAAAAAAAATGGTACTCTGTGCTTCGTAAATATATGA
- the fliP gene encoding flagellar type III secretion system pore protein FliP (The bacterial flagellar biogenesis protein FliP forms a type III secretion system (T3SS)-type pore required for flagellar assembly.) gives MIRKLAILVPIFTFCFFSLVHAEETTTSIIPGIDLGSSNDPDQVANTLKIVILITVLSIAPAILVLMTSFTRIIVVLGFVRNALGTQQIPPNQVLIGLSLFMTFFIMGPIFSQINKEAFQPLMEGTISQEEAFDTASVPLKEFMTKHTREKDLALFMDYAKMDRPDHVEDIPMRALVPAFAISELKTAFQMGFLIFVPFLVIDMIVSSVLMSMGMMMLPPVMISLPFKILLFILVDGWHLIVKSLLVSF, from the coding sequence ATGATACGTAAATTAGCTATACTAGTCCCTATTTTTACATTCTGTTTCTTTTCGCTTGTCCATGCAGAGGAGACGACAACCTCCATCATACCTGGGATTGACCTCGGTTCAAGTAATGATCCCGATCAAGTTGCCAATACATTAAAAATTGTAATACTTATCACGGTCCTATCGATTGCACCAGCTATTCTAGTGTTAATGACGAGCTTTACCAGAATAATTGTTGTCTTAGGCTTTGTTCGAAATGCTCTTGGTACACAGCAAATACCACCAAATCAGGTGCTAATAGGTTTATCACTGTTTATGACCTTTTTTATCATGGGTCCGATTTTTTCGCAAATCAATAAAGAAGCGTTTCAGCCTCTGATGGAAGGAACTATCTCTCAGGAGGAAGCTTTTGACACAGCAAGTGTCCCTTTGAAGGAATTCATGACAAAGCATACTCGTGAAAAAGATTTAGCTCTTTTTATGGATTATGCAAAAATGGATCGACCAGATCATGTTGAGGATATCCCTATGAGGGCATTGGTTCCGGCTTTTGCGATTAGTGAATTAAAAACGGCCTTTCAAATGGGCTTTTTAATATTTGTTCCTTTTCTTGTAATCGACATGATCGTTTCGAGTGTCTTGATGTCGATGGGGATGATGATGCTGCCGCCGGTCATGATTTCATTACCTTTTAAAATTCTATTATTCATCTTAGTTGATGGCTGGCATTTAATTGTAAAGTCATTACTGGTGAGTTTTTAA
- a CDS encoding flagellar hook-length control protein FliK, translating into MKIIDRYQIDHGKLDSPEQFMVKFTNSQVVEPLINADAKTLIAENQQKKIVLPNQMPLKAHEKINTNTSLEGYSPKADIDESVTNLFVQEGQVYNDVRDKFSKTNHTPVQVELLTDSAPEEQLITGGLLHKIQTVQKESTSEVIPSSRVLSVNDFVPEVSEWIGRFVKVSHGISGSSEAKFLLNPEHLGRLEIKITSQQGHIAAQIFTDTAAAKETLEGQISVLKQALQQQGLQVQKVEIVQQIPGTFDVNQGNQSFPHGGNNQHFNQSTEQGAYTPSDGSKNRSEDDAPIQIELGKRPRH; encoded by the coding sequence ATGAAGATAATTGATCGATATCAGATTGATCATGGAAAGCTAGATTCACCAGAACAATTCATGGTTAAATTCACAAATAGTCAAGTGGTTGAGCCATTAATTAATGCAGATGCAAAAACATTAATCGCTGAAAACCAACAAAAGAAAATAGTCCTACCTAATCAAATGCCGTTAAAAGCCCACGAGAAAATTAATACTAACACAAGTCTAGAAGGTTATAGCCCAAAAGCAGATATTGATGAATCAGTTACAAATCTTTTTGTCCAAGAAGGTCAAGTGTACAATGACGTTCGTGACAAGTTTTCAAAAACTAATCACACTCCAGTACAAGTCGAACTTCTTACTGATTCCGCGCCTGAAGAGCAATTGATTACAGGAGGTCTGTTACATAAAATTCAAACGGTCCAAAAGGAATCTACTTCTGAGGTAATACCATCAAGTCGAGTATTATCTGTTAACGATTTTGTTCCAGAAGTAAGCGAGTGGATTGGGCGATTTGTAAAGGTTTCACATGGAATCTCTGGGAGCAGTGAAGCAAAATTTTTACTCAATCCTGAACATTTAGGTCGACTTGAAATAAAAATCACATCTCAACAAGGCCATATAGCAGCACAAATTTTTACCGACACTGCTGCTGCAAAAGAAACATTAGAAGGACAAATCTCCGTGTTAAAACAAGCACTTCAGCAGCAAGGGTTACAGGTTCAGAAAGTAGAGATAGTCCAACAAATCCCTGGTACATTCGATGTTAATCAAGGAAACCAGTCTTTTCCACATGGAGGAAATAACCAACATTTCAATCAATCAACTGAGCAAGGCGCCTATACTCCTTCAGATGGATCAAAAAATCGGAGCGAGGATGATGCTCCAATTCAGATTGAATTGGGGAAGAGACCCCGTCATTAA
- a CDS encoding MinD/ParA family protein encodes MDQAQSLREYMHRFSVQQSDQQQEKQSAHVITITSGKGGVGKTNFTLNFALGLKNIGKKVVLLDLDLSTANINILMGLTPQFSLGDVLHQRKNIWEVIESGIDGINYIYGGLAIQDLMELDQGMLTHFWNQILELQAYADFILLDTGAGASKEIVDWILASDETILVTTPEPTSITYSYSVLKRVHHSSKEQPRIRLVVNRVQNFKEGLETSRALKNATNNFLKFELNTLGFLMEDDHVQKSVENQTPFLLSYPNCTASKNISQIVAAYIPEKKRTTSLSPKGMKGFFDKMLSLGKMP; translated from the coding sequence ATGGATCAAGCACAATCCCTTCGAGAATATATGCATCGATTTAGTGTTCAGCAAAGTGATCAGCAGCAAGAAAAGCAATCTGCTCATGTTATCACCATAACCAGTGGTAAAGGGGGAGTCGGAAAAACAAATTTCACCCTGAACTTTGCTCTTGGATTAAAAAACATTGGAAAAAAGGTTGTACTTTTGGATTTAGATTTATCAACTGCCAATATTAACATACTAATGGGGCTCACCCCTCAATTCAGTCTCGGAGATGTTCTGCACCAGCGCAAAAATATTTGGGAAGTTATTGAATCGGGGATAGATGGAATTAATTATATTTATGGCGGTCTGGCGATCCAAGATCTAATGGAACTCGACCAAGGTATGCTGACCCATTTCTGGAATCAAATTTTAGAATTGCAAGCTTATGCAGATTTTATTTTACTCGATACTGGAGCAGGTGCCTCAAAAGAGATAGTCGACTGGATTCTAGCATCTGATGAAACGATTTTGGTGACAACACCGGAGCCAACATCGATTACTTATTCTTATTCTGTGTTGAAAAGGGTACATCATTCCTCAAAAGAGCAACCACGGATTAGATTGGTTGTTAACCGGGTTCAGAATTTTAAGGAAGGGTTGGAAACATCAAGAGCACTAAAAAATGCTACCAATAATTTCTTGAAGTTTGAGTTAAATACGCTTGGTTTTTTAATGGAGGATGACCATGTACAAAAATCAGTAGAAAATCAAACACCATTCCTTTTATCATATCCAAACTGTACTGCATCAAAAAATATCAGTCAAATAGTTGCAGCATATATCCCAGAAAAAAAACGAACTACCTCATTATCCCCTAAAGGAATGAAGGGTTTTTTTGACAAAATGTTGTCCTTAGGAAAAATGCCGTAA